One Anoplopoma fimbria isolate UVic2021 breed Golden Eagle Sablefish chromosome 21, Afim_UVic_2022, whole genome shotgun sequence DNA segment encodes these proteins:
- the fbxo15 gene encoding F-box only protein 15, with amino-acid sequence MAAPKAVRSRMRAVMTSSRADRSSPASTLNSMDRLPSEILMKILSCLDASALFSIGHVNRLFYQLANDDVLWKKIYIAQLGKNKKRKPKCMDELLLKMATMEVHDRAAGYWKWLHFKTVDAYDMNKWKSHLGLISRHTGLPSQTERVLRNLHVTWELTVSDKSGHECTHEPIWSQFCETAVTLCWSGGGCLPNYQQISTLQLHGVRRIALNCPGLKKPGWRSLMAKLDMQALTESAQVIGQDRLVELKLLQPGIIIGVWRDQSSVAFVMFTLHFHRLVERSIQGSSVCPYVEPIIKPPTDDIDSEYGLHGYQLHIVLHNTASEIMSGSFPQIFCRRTQICDGLIQLTAISRTILSQHTPLPSSINLPWSGEALQGSVKNCCIMSLTLLDEFKKPFWCVSSPVSMELEKTPVSYDYDGEHFLIHCQDSDGQVKMKLVWMEEQKQFVLISLVVYVTVCKVNKHFSTHY; translated from the exons atggcggcACCAAAAGCAGTTCGTTCTAGAATGCGGGCAGTGATGACGTCATCAAGAGCTGACAGGTCGTCTCCAGCGTCCACTCTGAACTCTATGGACAG ACTGCCATCTGAGATCCTGATGAAGATTCTATCCTGCCTAGATGCCTCCGCTCTTTTCAGCATCGGCCACGTCAATAGGCTCTTCTACCAGCTTGCCAATGATGA TGTTCTGTGGAAAAAGATATACATAGCACAGTTAGGCAAGAATAAAAAGCGGAAACCTAAGTGCATGGACGAGCTGCTGCTGAAGATGGCCACAATGGAGGTGCATGATCGGGCCGCGGGCTACTGGAAGTGGCTGCACTTCAAAACTGTGGACGCATATGACATGAACAAGTGGAAAAGTCATCTCGGACTCATCAGCCGTCACACTGGGCTGCCCAGCCAAACAGAGCGGGTCCTCAG AAACTTGCACGTCACCTGGGAGCTGACAGTGTCTGATAAGTCGGGGCACGAGTGCACACATGAGCCGATCTGGTCCCAGTTCTGTGAGACTGCTGTGACTCTGTGCTGGAGCGGAGGAGGTTGCTTGCCCAACTACCAGCAGATTTCCACCCTTCAACTCCACGGTGTCAGGAGGATAGCCCTCAACTGCCCCGGCCTGAAGAA ACCTGGCTGGAGGTCCCTCATGGCCAAGTTAGACATGCAGGCTCTAACTGAAAGCGCGCAGGTCATTGGCCAGGACAGACTGGTTGAACTGAAGCTGCTACAGCCCGGCATCATCATCGGTGTCTGGAGG GACCAGTCCTCAGTTGCCTTTGTCATGTTCACCCTTCACTTCCACAGGCTGGTGGAAAGAAGCATCCAGGGATCTTCAGTTTG CCCCTACGTGGAGCCAATAATCAAACCCCCTACTGATGACATTGACTCTGAATACGGTCTCCATGGTTACCAACTACACATTGTTCTCCATAACACCGCAAGCGAGATCATGTCCGGAAGCTTCCCCCAGATTTTCTGCAGAAGAA CTCAGATCTGTGATGGCCTAATCCAGCTGACTGCCATTAGCAGGACAATCTTATCGCAGCACACACCTCTACCCAGCAGCATCAACCTTCCCTGGAGCGGTGAGGCCCTGCAGGGCTCAGTGAAG AATTGCTGCATCATGAGTTTGACTCTACTGGACGAATTCAAGAAACCTTTCTGGTGTGTCAGCTCTCCGGTTTCCATGGAGCTAGAGAAGACGCCTGTCTCCTATGACTATGATGGTGAGCACTTCCTGATCCACTGTCAGGACTCAGACGGTCAGGTGAAGATGAAACTTGTATGGATGGAGGAACAGAAGCAGTTTGTTCTCATCAGTTTAGTAGTCTACGTGACTGTTTGCAAAGTCAACAAGCATTTCAGTACACATTACTGA